GTGAAAAAGAATTGAAGGCGCCTTCTGCCCCGGAGTTCTTTCCTGCCTCAACATGGCTGGAGGCATTAGCGCCGCTTTCCTGCATGATCATAAGAATGATTTTTTCAAATCTCTTTTGAATATTCGGCGAGAATTGTGCAAGATTCTGTTCTGCCTGTAATGCAGCGGGATTCTTTGACGCTATCATCCTCCTTGTGAAGATTTTCTACTGTCCAACAGTATTGTTACCGGGCCATCATTTATGAGTTCCACTTTCATCATAGCCTGAAATTCCCCACCGGACACATTATTGATTCTTTCCCGTCCTTTGGAGATGAAGTATTCGTAAAGCAGATTGGCTTTTACAGGATCTTCGGCAGATACGAACGATGGTCTTCTTCCCTTACGACAGTCCCCCAAGAGGGTAAATTGTGAAACCACAAGCATTGCATATGATTTATCCAGCAGCGAATGATTCATTTTACCCATTTCGTCATCAAATATCCTTAAGTTTATTACCTTATCCAGAAGATAATCAGCATCTTTGTTATCATCGCCGCGTTCAACACCGAGAAATACCAACGCCCCTTTTTCTATAGAAGAAATCTTCCTGTTACCAACAAATATGGCTGCACTACCCACTCTCTGCACGACAGCTCGCATATTAATGATACCGCCTTTCTATCCAAACCGAAGTGCTTAGCCAAAAAGCATAGCTGCCTATTGCATGCTCAACAGCCTCAATGACTGTAGGGGCACGTGGCAACGTGCCCCTACAGATCGCTTAACGATTGCGTTTTTTACCGTCCCCGCCAGCAGCAGAGACAGAGCTGCTCTTCCTTGAGGCCAATGGCTTCTATCATATCTTCAATGTGCAGGTATTTGAGAGACGTCACATTGAGGTCACAACGGATCCATTCAAGCATATTCCTGTATTTCTCGGAGCGGTGATCCAGATATTCCTCAATGTTCTCGATGTCTGCACCCTCAATGGCCCGGATGGCCCGACGGGAAGCCAGTTCCGCTTTCGACCTTGTCGAAGAGGCAAAAGTGCAGGGAAACATCAGGGGCGGACAGGCCGGACGGATGTGGATTTCCAGGGCGCCGTTGTCAATAAGCTTCTTGACAGTAAAATTCTTCAGTTGTGTCCCGCGCACGATGGAATCATCGCAGACAATCATCCGGCTGTCTTTGATGACGCCCCGGATGGCGTTTAGTTTCATGGTCGCCACAAGATCCCGGATATCCTGGGAGGGCGGGGTGTAACTCCGGCCATAACCCGGTGTATATTTTACGAGCGGCCGCCGGTAAGGAATGCCCGATTCGATGGCGTATCCGATGGCATGACCGACGCCGGAATCAGGAATCCCGGTGACAAAATCGGCCTGGACGTCATCGTTACGGGCCATGGCTCGGCCACAGCGCTCCCGGGCGTTTTCCACGGTAACGCCCTCATAGACCGATGAGGGATCGCCGGTGTAGATCCAAAGGAAGGCGCAGACGCGTTTCTCCGCGTTTTCTCCTTTGAGGTTTTTCAGTCCTGACAAGGATAGCAGCGTGATTTCACCCGGTCCCAAATGTTTTACCAGATGGTATCCGAGGTTTGGAAAGGCGCTGACCTCGGTTGCGACGGCAAATCCCGTCGCCCCGTCAATGCTTTTCTCGCCGATGGAAAGGGGGAAACGACCGTATTTATCCCGAGCGGCATAGACGCCTTCGGGGGTCATGATCAGCGCACAGATGGACCCTTCAATGGCATCCTGCATCTTGACGATGCCGTCAACAATGGAATCGCCCTGATTGATCAATTTGGCCACCATCTCGACGGTATTGATCCCTCCACCGGTCATTACGCTGAAGGACGCTCCCTTGTCCATCAGCTCTTTCGTGAGCCGTTCCTTGTTGGTGATCAAACCGGTTACGGCAATCGCGAAGGTGCCAAATTTGGAACGCACAATCAGGGGTTGGGGCGATTCATCGTCAATGGAGCCGATCCCCTGATAGCCGAACATTCTTTTGTAATCCTCAACGAAGCGGGATTTGAATTGCGCCTGGCTGATGCTGTGAATGGTATTGTAAAACCCGTGATCTCCAAAAATGGAGAGTCCGCCGTTTTCCGTACCCAGGTGTGAATGATAATCGGTCCCATAAAACAGCGTCTTCGGACAATCCTGCCGCGATACAACCCCAAATAAACCGCCCATTCTGGCCTCCCAAATTGTTTAGAAAAATGACAATTACTTCGTTTGATCAATAATACCTATTTGCATGGGGGTTATAAGCAGCAACGGACATGTATGTCAATGAGATATTGGTCACAAAATGTGGGCTCAAATTACACGTTGCCTGATTTCCCTTCTTCATGTTATATCTTAAACAAAACGAGGCGTTATTTTATAGATTTTCAGGAGCTCAATTGCCAACAACAATCGTCAGAAGGGATACGCGGCCTGTTATTCTGGGCGGCGTGCAGATAGGCGGCGCGGCACCGGTAGTCGTGCAGTCAATGACCTGTACCGATACCCGTGATATTAGAGCCACCCTGACTCAGATCAGCGCCTTGGCTGCGGCTGGTTGCGAGGTGGTCCGGGTGGCGGTTCCCGATATGGAAGCTGCCGCCGGCCTGGCGGAGATAAGAAAGAATAGCCTGATACCGCTCATTGCGGATATTCATTTTGATTATCGGCTGGCGCTGGAGGCTATCCTCCAGGGTGTTCCGGGGGTACGCATTAATCCGGGCAATGTCGGTAAAAGGGGAATCAAGGCCATTGTCAATTTGGCCAAAGAAAGAGGGACGGTAATTCGTATCGGCATTAATTCCGGTTCTCTCGAAAAGGATATATTGACCCGGCATGGCGGGCCCACGTCGGCCGCCCTGGTGGAGAGCGCTTTGCGGAACGTCGCCCTGATCGAGGATATGGATTACCGATTGCTCAAGCTGTCTCTGAAATCTTCCGACGTGGTGACGATGATTGAGGCCTATCGCGGCATCGCGGCAAAATGTTCCTATCCGCTGCATCTGGGCGTGACGGAGGCAGGCACCTTGGTCAACGCCGCCATTAAATCCTCCCTCGGCATTGGTTTGCTTCTCCATGAGGGCATCGGCGATACCATCCGGGTTTCCGTGACGGGTGATCCCGTCAGCGAGATGCGGGTAGCCTATGGTATCCTGCGCGCTCTGGGCATCAGGAAAGTAGGGCCGGAGATCATTGCCTGCCCCACCTGCGGCCGCTGTGAAATTGATGTCCTGAAACTGGCGGAAGAGGTAGAAAATCGTCTTGCCGGTTCGAAGACCTATGTCAAGATTGCCCTCATGGGTTGCGTGGTAAATGGACCGGGGGAAGCCGCGGAGGCCGACATCGGCATTGCCGGGGCGCGCGGTTTCGGCTTTCTTTTCAAGAAAGGCAAAAAGATAAAGAAGATCAGAGAAGAAGAGTTTGTGAAGGTATTGCTGGAAGAAATCAATAATATTTTATAACCCCGATGAACGGGATAAGTGCGTTAACGAAATTGTTTCCCGTCGGGAAGCAATTTCTAACTTACTAAGGAGGTTGCATGCGTTATTCGGAGATGTTTCTGCCCACGGTGCGGGAAATCCCTGCCGATGCGGAGACGATCAGCCATCAACTGATGATCCGGGCCGGAATGATCAGGAAATTGACGAGCGGTATTTATTCTTACCTGCCCCTTGGATATATTGTGGTGCGCAAGGTGGAGCAGATCGTTCGGGAAGAGATGAACCGGGCCGGCGCGCAGGAGGTTTGTCTGCCCGTGGTGCTGCCGGCGGAACTGTGGCAGGAATCGGGCCGGTGGGATCATTACGGGAAGGAACTGCTGCGCTTTAAAGACCGTCATGACCGGGACTACTGCCTCGGTCCGACGCACGAAGAGGTAATTACCGATCTTGTCCGTCATGAAATTAAGAGCTATCGTCAACTGCCCAGGAATCTTTACCAGATTCAGACCAAGTTCCGCGACGAAATCAGGCCGCGTTTCGGCGTCATGCGGTGTCGGGAATTTGTAATGAAGGACGGCTACAGTTTTGACGCCGATGAGGCAGGCACGGATATTACCTACCGCAGGATGTATGATGCCTACCAGCGCATCTTCGAGCGGTGCGGCCTCAAATTCCGCGCCGTTGAGGCCGATTCCGGCAATATCGGCGGGAGCTTTTCCCATGAGTTCATGGTCATCGCCGCTTCGGGCGAGGATGGCCTGGTATTTTGCAGCGCCTGCGACTATGCCGCCAATCTGGAAAAGGCGGAGGCTCTACGACCGGCGCAAGAGACCACGGACCCGGCAACATTTCTGCCGCGGGAAGAGGTGTTGACGCCCGATGTCAAGTCCATCGTCGAGGTTAGTAATTTTCTTAAGTTACCCCCCGAAAAACTTGTAAAAACAATGATCTTTAATGCCGACGGGGCGCCCATTGCCGTACTGGTCCGGGGTGACGAGGAGATCAATGAGATTAAGGTAAAAAATTACCTGGGTTGCACGACCCTGGAATTGGCCGATGATGCCCTGATTAACTTGGTAACGGGCGCTCCGCGAGGCTTTGCCGGGGCCGTCGGCATAAAGAGCGAGATCATCGCCGATTATTCCGTCCTGAACATGACCAATTTCGTGATGGGCGCCAACCGGGAAGATCACCATCTGCTCAACGTCAACACCGGTCGGGATTTCGCCGTCAAGGCCTTTGCCGATTTGCGGTTTGTGAAAGAATCGGACTGCTGTCCGCGCTGTCAAAAACCAATGCGGCTGGCCCGGGGCATTGAAGTCGGGCACGTCTTTAAACTGGGGACCAAGTACAGCAAGGCGATGAAGGCGGTTTATCTGGATGCGCAGGGCCAGGAACAAACGATGATCATGGGCTTCTACGGCATCGGTATCGGGCGCACGGTTGCCGCCTGTATCGAGCAGAATAACGACGAACAGGGCATCGTCTGGCCCCTGCCGCTGGCGCCTTACCAGGTGATTATTACGCCGGTTAACGTCAACAATGAGGCCCTGGCGACGGCGGCCGAAGGTATGTATAGCGAACTTGAGAGCCGGGGTATCGCAGTACTCTTGGACGACCGGGATGAGCGGGCCGGGGTGAAGTTCATGGATGCCGATCTCATCGGTTTGCCGCTCCGGGTGACTATAGGCCCCAAAAGACTGGCCGAAGGCCAGGTGGAAATAAGGGAAAGACGCAGCGGCGAGGTGCTGGTAATGACGATCGCGGCGGCGCAGGATTATATTGTGGACTATATCAAGCGTAAAAGCTGAATGTTATGCTGCGAATCACGGATATTCTGGATAAGGCGCAACTCTTTCTGCCGGCGGCCGAGCTGGAAATGATCGAGAAGGCCTACATCTTTTCCGCGTCTGTCCATCAGGGCCAGATGCGCCTGAGCGGTGAGCCTTATCTGACCCATCCCATGGAAGTGGCCGGCCTGCTGACGGACATGAGAATGGATAGCGCCGCTATTGTCACGGGCTTGCTGCATGACACTGTTGAGGATACCTGGGCCACTACAGCCGAGATCGAAGAGGCTTTCGGCAAGGATGTTGCTTTTCTCGTAGATGGCTTGACCAAACTCAGCAAGATCAGCTTTCGCAGTCAGGAAGAGCATCAGGCCGAAAATTTCCGCAAAATGATTCTTGCGATGTCGGAAGATATCAGAATCCTGATGGTCAAACTGGCCGACCGAATTCACAATATGCGCACCCTGGAATATCAGACACCGGAACGACAGCAGTTTATCGCCCAGGAAACGCTGGAGATTTATGCCCCCTTAGCCAACCGGCTCGGTATCAACTGGATGAAGACGGAGTTGGAAGATATGTCCTTCCGGTGGCTTAATTTTGAGGCGTACAATGACCTGGCTAAAAGGGTTGCCAAGACGCAGGAAAAAAGAGATCAATACACCAATGAAGTGAAGAGCCTCATCCACAAGGAACTGGAAAATTTCGGCATTAAGGGGGAGGTAGAGGGTCGGGCGAAGCATTTCTTCAGCATCTTTCAGAAAATGAAGGAACAGAACCTCAATTTTGATGAAGTATATGATCTGATCGCCTTCCGCATCATTCTGGATTCAGACACAGATCGGACGTGTTATGAGGTATTGAGTATCGTCCATGCCCTCTGGAAACCGGTTCCCTTTCGCTTCAAAGATTATATCGGCATGCCCAAGGCCAACAACTATCGTTCTCTGCATACGACGGTCATCGGCCCCTATGGCGAACGAATGGAAGTCCAGATCAGAACGCAGGAGATGCATAAATGGGCGGAAGAGGGCATCGCGGCCCATTGGCGTTACAAGGAAAAAGGGGCTTACCCGGCGGCTGATCAGGAGCAGATCAAGAAGCTGCGGGATCTGCTCGATTTCCAGCATGATCTGGCCAATCCGCGGGAGTTCATGTCGAACCTGAAAATGGCCCTTTTTCCTGATGAGGTGTACGTCTTTACACCGAAGGGAGATGTGAAGTCCTTTCCCAAGGGTGCCACTCCCATTGATTTTGCCTATAGCGTCCATACGGATGTGGGGAATCGCTGCATCGGGGCCAAGGTGAACAGGAATATCGTGCCTCTCAAATATGTCTTACGGAACGGGGATACGGTGGAGGTCGTAACCCAGGTCGGGCATAAACCCAGCAAAGACTGGTTGAAATTCGTCGTTACCTCCAAGGCCATCGCCAAGATCAGGGGCTTTGTGAAGGCCGAAGAAAGAGAAAAAAGCCTGGCTCTAGGTAAGGAACTGCTGGAAAAGGAGTTCCGGAAACAACATCTGAAGTTTAATCAGTTGCTAAAATCGGATGAAATGAAAAAAATCTTCACGGAACATACCCTCAATGAGCCGGAAGATCTTTATCTGATTGTTGGTTATGGGAAGTTATCGCCGAAATATGTGGCCAACCGGTTCATAATCGAAGAGCCAGTAGATAAAGAGAAAACAGGTGCGGAAGTCAAGAAAAAGAAAACCGCGCCCCCCACCATACCGGGGATCTCACTGACCGGCATTGAAGATGTCATGGTCCGGTTTGCCAAATGCTGCGATCCCATCCCGGGAGATGAGATCTACGGCTATATATCCCGGGGCCGGGGGGTGACCGTCCATACCGCACAATGCCCCGTTATCAGGAGCATGGACACTGACCGGCTGGTGGATGTCGCGTGGAACATCAAGGGGGATCTGAAGGGGAAACATACTTACCCCGTTCAGATGAGGGTCGTTTCCATTGATTATAAGGGAGTTCTGGCGGAAATCAGCGCGGTTATCGCGGCCCTGGACGTCAATATCAGCCATGCCGAGGTGGACACAACCTCCAGCAACCAGGCTGTATGTAATTTCACCTTGGATGTCAATGACTTGAAGCATTTTGACAAGGTGGTGGCAGAGATAAAAAAATTGAGCAAGGTGCTCTCCGTGGAAAGGCTGAGGAAGTGAAAACTGATGGTCTCGTAAAAAGTTGTAAATAATACTTCCGTTCATGGTTCGACAAGCTCACCATGAACGGAGTTGCTGTAAATACCGTAGCTTATATAGCATACTGCCGCTCATCCTGAGCCTGTCGAAGGATAAAAGAGACTTTTTACGAGGTCGTAAAAACCTGCTTTCGTAATTTTAGCTGGTAAAACGAGCCCGAAGGGATATTGTATTGACAGGCCATGAATATTTGCTGTATGAGACGCGGACTCTAACTTTGCTATTCATAGTTAAAAGGGAGATGGAATGATCATGTCTGTGAAGTGCGGAAATATAATCTTTCTTCTGCTGATGGGGCTTATGTTTTCCTGGCCGCTTTTCGGGGCGGAACGCCTCCCGGTGAAGGACGTTGTCGTCATTGACCCTGCTCACGGAGGCGACGATAAGGGTGTTAAATTGACCGATGATCAGAATGAAAAAGACATCACCCTGAAGATTGCACAGGCGTTGCAGAAAGAACTGCAGGCGAGTGGGAACATCACGGTGCAACTGACCAGGACGGCTGATCGGGATGTGCCGGTGGCCGAGCGGATCAAGATGGTGCAATCCGCCGGAGCCAGGATGCTGATCAGCCTCCATATAAACGCCGGATTTGGCAAAAAAGCAGCCGGTTATGAGGTTTATTTCCCCGGTTTTAATACTGCTCCGGTCGGCAAGAATGGCGGCAAGAATGGCGCCGCAGGAATTATCAAGGATATGGCGGGCAACAAACATCTTAACGGGAGCGTTGCTCTGGCGCAGAATATCATGCGCAATCTGCAGGATCTGTTTCCCCGGAAAGAACGGGGTCTGAGGGATGCCCCGGTTCCGGTTCTGGAAGGATTAGCCCTGCCGGCAGTGGCGGTGGAAATCGGCTTTGCCACCAACCTGGAAGACAAGAAGATAATTACCGATGAAAAAGGGCAGAAGGCTGTGACGCTGGCCTTAAGCAAAAGTATCAGAGAGTTTCTCCGTCATTAGTAAGTTAGAAATAATTTCCTGCGTTTTTCCGGCAGGAAATTATTTCGTAAACTTATTAGAGAGTTAGAATTTGCTTGGCTGTGACAAGCAAATTCGTTAACAAACTTATCCCGCTCAGCGGGACTTATCCCGTTTATCGGGGCCGGAATTAATAAGTAATGAGGTGTAATTCCTTGCGTCTAAATGGCAGAAAATGTGATGAGCTTCGCGATCTGACCATCACCAATCACTATCTCAAATTCCCCCGGGGTTCCGTGCTCATGGGAATGGGGGATACGAGGGTAATCTGTACGGCAACCATGGAGGACAGGGTGCCCGCCTTTCTAAAAAATTCCGGGCAGGGCTGGTTGACGGCCGAGTACTCCATGCTGCCGGCTGCCACCCAGAATCGCAATCCCCGTGAAGCCGCCCTGGGCCGGGTAGGGGGGAGAACGCACGAGATTCAGCGACTTATAGGTCGTTCCCTGCGGGCTATCACCGACCTGAAGGCGTTTGGGGAAAGAACGATCTATATTGACTGTGACGTCATCCAGGCGGACGGAGGCACGCGCACGGCCTCTATAACCGGCGCCTTTGTGGCGCTCGTGGATCTTTTTCGTGATTTGCAGGAACGGGGCCTGGTGAATCATCCCCCGGTGAAAGACTATCTCTCCGCTGTCAGCGTGGGGATTGTGGCCGGGGAAGCGCTGCTCGATCTCGATTATGAGGAGGACTCCCACGCGGAGGTGGACATGAACTTTGTCGCGACGTCAGGCGGCCTTTTTATCGAGGTGCAGGGCACGGCCGAGGGAATCCCCTTTCGCCGCGATCAACTGTTGGCTATGACTGATCTGGCCTTGAAAGGGATTTGTACCCTGACTTCGATGCAGAAAAATGTTCTGGGGGAACTAAACTGACGCGCGTCGTATTGGCCACCAGGAATAGCGGCAAGGTAAGGGAGATAAGGGAAATGCTGGCGGGCCTCGATGTGGAAGTTCTTTCCCTGCTCGATTTTCCCGATGTTCCGGAGATCAGGGAAGACGGCCAATCCTATCTGGAAAATGCCCTGCAAAAGGCCAGGACGGTGGCGGAGTTTACCGGGGAAATAGCGTTGGCGGATGATTCAGGGTTGGAGGTTGATGCTCTGGACGGCACTCCGGGTATCTACTCGGCGCGTTTCGCCGGCCCGGATGCAAATGATGCGCAAAATATCCAGAAGCTTCTGGAAGCGCTCAAGAGCGTGCCGCCCGAAAAGAGAGGCGCCTCCTTTCATTGTGTGCTGGTCTTTTCTCGCCCTGATGGAGACCATGAGGCTTTTACCGGCAATTGGCAAGGACGTATCCACAATTTCCCCCTGGGAGAGGGCGGCTTCGGATATGACCCCGTTTTTTTCCTGCCCGACCAGGGCGTGACGGTAGCACAATTGCCGCCAGGGGAGAAAAACAGGCTCAGCCACAGGGCGCAGGCTTTTGCCAAGCTCAAGGAATGGTTGCAAACGGAAAAATTATGAGGACGGGGCGTAGCGCAGCCCGGTAGCGCGCCTGCTTTGGGAGCAGGATGTCGAGTGTTCAAATCACTCCGCCCCGACCATATATTTCCTCAACCTTCGCACACGTTAGTCTATCTATGAGGAGTAACTATGAGATCACGAATATTTTTGTCAGCGCTTTTGATTATTCTGGCTATGGTAACGTTAGCTTTTGGGGAGGACGAGTTAAAGAATAAGGAAGACAAGCTGAGCTATGCACTGGGCCTGAACATTGGGAATAGCTTTAAGCAGCAGTCCATTGAGATTAAACCAGACATTTTCCTCAAGGGGATAAAGGATGCATTCGCCGGTGGTAAACAGTTACTGAGCGATGATGAGATCCGCGAAACTATGGTTGTGCTCAATAAGGAATTGGCTGAGAAAAAGGCTGAAGCTATGAAGAAATTGGCTGAAAAAAACAAAGAGGACGCCGTAACGTTCTTCGCGGAGAATAAGAAAAAGGAAGGGGTAAAAACGCTTGCCAGCGGTTTACAGTACAAGATTATAACTGAGGGGAAGGGCAAGAGCCCCAAGGCGACAGATACTGTAACCGTTCATTATCGGGGCACGCTTATTGATGGGAAGGAGTTTGACAGCTCTTACCGACGCGGTGAACCGGCAACTTTCCCGGTAAATGGTGTCATATCTGGCTGGACGGAAGCCCTTCAGTTAATGAAAGTGGGCTCAAAATGGCAACTTTTTTTACCGTCAGATCTTGCCTATGGAGAAAAAGGGGCCGGTAATCTTATCGGACCCAATGCTGCGCTTATCTTTGAGGTAGAGTTGATCTCGGTAAAATAAGGCGAACAATCCCAAGGTTAAGCACTGCTTACGTAGCCCTTTTAATGATTTCCCTCATTATTAATTAAATGGTATAATGAAGCAGTTATTACGGTTGTGCAGGTTGAAATACTGCCGCCCCGACCAATTTCATCATGAGGAGGAATTATGCAGGAAGCAATACCTCAAGCAATACCTCAAATGGTACCCATTATGAAGGAAGCAATACCTCAAATGGTATTCATAGTGATACTTTTAATTAATTTAACCACCTCGCTATTAGACTCTAATCGTAATTTTAAGGCAAGTCTCATCTCTACAAGTATTTTAGTGGCGATCACCTATTGGGGGGGCTTCTTTCAACCACTATTTATTCTCATAAATTCCCTAAATGGTAGAATGTAACAGGCAATTTGAAGATTGCTCATTATTCACTTTAATCTGAAAATCCCCCCATCCCCCCTTTACCAAAGGGGGGTTAAAGGGGGATTTTCATGTTTCGTTGTGTTCGCCTCGGGTATGGGGGTTAATCGGCAGAAAAGTTCGACTTATCGGCGCCGCAGACCGGGCATACCCAGTCTTCCGGCAGGTCCTCAAATTTTATCCCCGGTTTAATGCCCGCATCGGGATCTCCCGCCTCGGGGTCGTAAACATATCCGCATACGTCACATGTATATTTGGTCATGCTAACCTCCTTCGATTTTGTTTTTGGTTCCTCCGCCTGGTAGGTCGGCGCTGTTTTCGGCGCCTTGCCACCCTTGACGGCATGATAATAGGCGTAGGTCATCGGTTCGGCATCGTTTAGCACGTCGCAGTCCTTCACCTCGCCGAGAAAAATCCGGTGCGTGCCGCAATCGAATTCTGCGATCACTTCCGCTTCCAGCATGGCCACGCAGTGTTCCGTGACGATGGGAACGCCGGTTATTCCGGCCCGGTATTGCACCCCCTCAAACTTGCTGATATCGCGGCCGCTCTTAAAACCAAAACGGCCGATAAAATCCATCGGTGCCGCCGTGGACAGGATGGAGACGGAAAATTTCTTGCTCTCCCGGATGAAATCATGGGTCAGGTTAAGCTTGTTGATGCTAACCCCGATCGTCGCCGGTTCCGAGGTAACCTGGAAAGCGGTGTTGGCAATCTGGCCATTCAGTTTGTTCCCGCTGCAGGAACTGACCACATAAAGACCGTAACTAAGTTTGTAAAATGCCGATTTATTCATGGCGTCTGCCTCCCCCTTTTGGGATTACTTGTGGGGCATTATTGTAGTAAAATCGCTCGCTGTCAATCTTTTTGTCTCGGGCGGGTTTGAAACCCGCCCCTACAGTTTTCAGGGCGATGCCGAATCAGGAGGCGCCTCTACGGCCTTTCCCCGAATATTCCGCGTCCTATCCTCACCAGCGTTGCCCCTTCCTCGATAGCTACCAGATAGTCATCCGTCATCCCCATGGAAAGTTCCTGCATCTGCACATTCGGGAGTCCCGCCGCCTTGATGGTTTCCTGGAGTTCCCGGAGGCATTTGAAATAAGGCCGCGCCTTTTCCGGGTCGTCAAACCAGGGCGGGATGGTCATTAGCCCTTGGAGGGAGAGGTTTTCCATCTGGGCCACGCTCTTGGCGAGCTCCAGGGCTCTCAAAGGTGAAACGCCCCCCTTCGTTGTTTCCTCGCCCGTGTTGACCTCGATCAGTACCTTCATGATTCTGTTTACGGCCTTGGCCCGCTTGTTAATTTCGTGTGCCAGCTCTACGCGGTCCAGGGACTCAATCATATCGAAAAGTCGGACCGCCAACGCCGCCTTGCGGGTCTGTAGATGGCCGATCATGTGCCATTCCAAGAGGTCTCCTGCCTGCTCCAGCAGCGGCTTTTTGCGTGCTGCCTCCTGAACATAGTTTTCCCCGAGGATCATTATTCCCGCCGCGAGGGCTTCCCCGATCCGCGCATCGGCGACCGTTTTTGTGACCGCCATCAGTTTAATATCCCGGGCATCCCGACCGGCCCTGGCCGCTGCGGTCAACATATTATTTGCTATATCATTGATATTAGACAGGATATCAGCAGTCATGGTTGCCTCCCGGAAATTTAATGGCGCCCGCCAGTTTCAGCAAATTTACCGCCTCGCACAGAGGCAGGCCAATGACATTGGTATAAGAGCCGTGTATTTCCTTGACAAAGAAAGCTCCCCGTCCCTGCAGGGCATAGCCCCCCGCTTTGTCATAGGGTTCATCGGTACCAACATACCAGTCCATTTCTTCCCGGGAAAGATCCTTGAAGATCACCTCTGAGGCCACCACGTCGCTCAAATTGATCTCCGTCGCCCGGCGTGTCACGGCAATGCCCGTATATACCCGATGCTGACGTCCGCTCAGCTTGTCGAGCATTGCTCTGGCCTCGCTCTCAGTGGCCGGCTTTCCTAAAATATCGCCATTAATAACCACGATCGTATCGGCGCCGATGATCCATGCCTCCGGATAACGGCAGGCGACCTCCCCGGCCTTGGCCACGGCCAGGCGGCGCACGTGCCCGGCGGGTGTTTCTCCCTCCAGCGCAATTTCATCAATACCGCTCGGCAGGACCTCAAATTCCAGCCCCAACTGTTTCAGCAGTTCCCTGCGGCGGGGGGAGGCGGAGGCCAGAATGAATCTATCCAATACTTTTATCCCCATAATTACTTTTCTTTCTTGCCCCCGACTAAAATAAATAAACGTAGGCCGTCTGGAAAACAACATAAAGCAGCACGAGGCCGGTCAGGACAAGGCATCCCTTGGCCAGAGCCTTATGCAGGATTGTCTCCCGCCGTTCTTCCACATAACCCAGCCACCACGCAAACAGGATGCCGGAGGCAAGACCTCCCCCATGCGCCCAGTTGTTGATGCCCGAAAATAACAGGCCATAGATGACCAACCCG
Above is a window of Deltaproteobacteria bacterium DNA encoding:
- a CDS encoding Maf family protein, which codes for MKVLDRFILASASPRRRELLKQLGLEFEVLPSGIDEIALEGETPAGHVRRLAVAKAGEVACRYPEAWIIGADTIVVINGDILGKPATESEARAMLDKLSGRQHRVYTGIAVTRRATEINLSDVVASEVIFKDLSREEMDWYVGTDEPYDKAGGYALQGRGAFFVKEIHGSYTNVIGLPLCEAVNLLKLAGAIKFPGGNHDC